The following coding sequences lie in one Glycine max cultivar Williams 82 chromosome 19, Glycine_max_v4.0, whole genome shotgun sequence genomic window:
- the LOC100500476 gene encoding NDR1/HIN1-like protein 1 produces the protein MSVKECHHHHKGKKHKLWRRIFWGIVIFAFIVLLTVLIIWAILKPSKPTFILQDVTVYGFNATIPNFLTSSFQVTLSSRNPNDKIGIYYDRLNTYVTYRNQQVTYRTSIPPSYQGHKEEDVWSPFVYGTNVPVAPYNFVGLSQDQTNGNVLVLVKIDGKVRWKVGSFVSAHYNLNVRCPAFITFGPQSNGIALGNNAVKYQLVQRCTVGV, from the coding sequence ATGTCGGTTAAGGAgtgccaccaccaccacaagGGAAAGAAGCACAAGCTCTGGAGACGCATCTTCTGGGGAATAGTGATCTTCGCCTTCATCGTGTTACTGACAGTTCTTATAATCTGGGCAATCCTAAAGCCTTCAAAACCAACCTTCATCCTCCAAGACGTCACCGTTTACGGCTTCAATGCCACCATCCCCAACTTCCTCACCTCAAGTTTTCAGGTCACGCTTTCCTCGCGCAACCCCAACGACAAAATCGGAATCTACTACGACCGTCTCAACACCTACGTAACTTACCGGAACCAGCAGGTCACGTACCGAACCTCAATCCCACCCTCGTACCAAGGTCACAAGGAAGAGGATGTGTGGTCCCCGTTTGTCTACGGCACTAATGTCCCCGTCGCACCCTACAACTTCGTTGGCCTCAGTCAAGACCAGACCAACGGCAACGTCCTCGTCCTCGTTAAGATTGACGGTAAGGTACGATGGAAAGTTGGTTCCTTCGTCTCTGCTCACTACAACCTCAATGTAAGGTGCCCTGCTTTCATAACCTTTGGCCCCCAAAGCAACGGGATTGCCCTTGGCAATAACGCCGTTAAGTATCAATTGGTTCAACGCTGCACCGTCGGGGTTTGA
- the LOC100807174 gene encoding LEA domain-containing protein: MADKQPHLNGAYYGPAIPPAEQPRYRPHRERSCCCCLFGILWKILVALIVLVGLAVLIFWLVVQPRYFKFYVTEADLTQFDYYSNNNTLHYNMVLNFTARNPNKKLSIYYDKVEALAFYEDVRFANYSVITPMNSFRQYKKSSSTMSAVLSGQQVLPLDNDLVSELNQDKIGGVYEIYVKLYFRIRFRLGDVKTRRFKPKVKCDAKVPLRTMGNVTLFQTTKCDVDY; this comes from the coding sequence ATGGCCGATAAGCAACCCCACCTGAACGGTGCTTATTACGGTCCCGCCATTCCCCCGGCGGAGCAACCACGCTACCGCCCTCACCGCGAAAGAAGCTGCTGCTGCTGCCTCTTCGGAATCTTGTGGAAGATTCTGGTTGCACTCATTGTCCTCGTTGGCCTCGCAGTACTCATATTCTGGCTGGTGGTTCAACCCCGCTACTTCAAGTTCTACGTCACGGAAGCCGACCTAACACAATTTGATTACtatagcaacaacaacacccTCCACTACAACATGGTCCTCAACTTCACTGCACGCAACCCCAACAAGAAGCTCAGCATATACTACGACAAGGTTGAGGCATTAGCATTCTACGAGGATGTCAGGTTCGCCAATTACAGTGTGATAACGCCCATGAACTCCTTCCGGCAGTACAAGAAGAGCAGCAGCACCATGAGCGCTGTTTTATCGGGGCAGCAAGTGTTGCCGCTCGACAACGACCTAGTCTCAGAGTTGAACCAAGACAAGATTGGTGGGGTGTACGAGATCTATGTGAAGCTCTACTTCAGGATTAGGTTCAGGCTCGGGGATGTCAAAACCCGTCGCTTCAAGCCCAAGGTCAAATGTGATGCGAAGGTTCCCTTGAGGACCATGGGCAACGTAACTCTGTTTCAGACCACCAAGTGTGATGTCGATTACTAG
- the LOC100788618 gene encoding probable aspartyl protease At4g16563 — protein sequence MAPPSSYYIILFLLLSLLSHTAFTFSNSITLPLSPLLTKPHSSDSDPFHSVKLAASSSLTRAHHLKHRNNNSPSVATTPAYPKSYGGYSIDLNLGTPPQTSPFVLDTGSSLVWFPCTSHYLCSHCNFPNIDPTKIPTFIPKNSSTAKLLGCRNPKCGYLFGPDVESRCPQCKKPGSQNCSLTCPSYIIQYGLGATAGFLLLDNLNFPGKTVPQFLVGCSILSIRQPSGIAGFGRGQESLPSQMNLKRFSYCLVSHRFDDTPQSSDLVLQISSTGDTKTNGLSYTPFRSNPSNNSVFREYYYVTLRKLIVGGVDVKIPYKFLEPGSDGNGGTIVDSGSTFTFMERPVYNLVAQEFLRQLGKKYSREENVEAQSGLSPCFNISGVKTISFPEFTFQFKGGAKMSQPLLNYFSFVGDAEVLCFTVVSDGGAGQPKTAGPAIILGNYQQQNFYVEYDLENERFGFGPRNCKRKA from the coding sequence ATGGCTCCTCCTTCTTCTTATTACATTATTCTCTTTCTATTACTATCTCTTCTCTCTCACACAGCATTCACTTTCTCCAACTCCATCACTCTCCCTCTCTCCCCTCTCCTCACCAAACCTCATTCCTCAGACTCAGATCCATTCCACTCTGTCAAACTCGCCGCTTCCTCTTCCCTAACCCGGGCCCACCACCTCAAACACCGCAACAACAACTCCCCCTCCGTCGCCACAACCCCAGCATACCCCAAATCCTACGGTGGATACTCCATAGATCTCAACCTCGGAACCCCACCCCAAACCTCCCCTTTCGTTCTGGACACAGGTAGCAGCCTCGTATGGTTCCCCTGCACCTCCCACTACCTCTGCTCCCATTGCAACTTCCCCAATATCGACCCCACCAAAATCCCCACCTTCATTCCGAAAAACTCCTCCACCGCCAAACTCCTCGGTTGCAGAAACCCCAAATGCGGCTACCTCTTTGGCCCCGACGTTGAATCTCGCTGCCCCCAATGCAAAAAACCAGGATCCCAAAACTGTTCCCTCACGTGCCCCTCCTACATCATCCAATACGGCCTAGGCGCCACCGCAGGCTTCTTACTCCTCGACAACCTTAATTTCCCTGGAAAAACCGTTCCTCAATTCCTCGTAGGTTGCTCCATCCTCTCCATTCGACAACCCTCAGGAATCGCCGGCTTCGGTCGCGGCCAAGAGTCTCTCCCCTCACAAATGAATCTCAAAAGATTCTCTTACTGCTTAGTTTCCCACCGCTTCGACGATACCCCGCAAAGCAGCGACCTCGTTTTGCAGATTAGTTCCACTGGCGACACCAAAACTAACGGCCTCAGCTACACGCCGTTTCGCTCGAACCCGTCCAACAACTCCGTGTTCCGTGAGTACTACTACGTGACTCTTCGCAAGCTCATTGTCGGGGGCGTGGATGTGAAGATTCCGTACAAGTTTTTGGAGCCTGGCTCTGACGGTAACGGCGGCACCATCGTGGACTCTGGATCCACCTTCACGTTCATGGAAAGGCCCGTTTATAATTTGGTGGCCCAAGAGTTTCTGAGGCAGCTGGGGAAGAAATATTCCAGGGAAGAGAACGTTGAGGCCCAATCTGGGTTGAGTCCCTGCTTTAATATCTCCGGCGTCAAGACCATCAGTTTCCCCGAGTTTACTTTTCAGTTCAAAGGAGGCGCCAAAATGTCGCAGCCGCTTCTGAATTATTTCTCGTTTGTCGGCGATGCCGAGGTCTTATGTTTCACCGTTGTCTCCGACGGTGGTGCCGGTCAGCCGAAGACCGCCGGTCCGGCCATCATCTTGGGGAACTATCAGCAGCAGAATTTCTACGTTGAATATGATTTGGAGAATGAGAGGTTCGGATTTGGTCCTCGTAATTGCAAAAGGAAAGCTTAG
- the LOC100807701 gene encoding NDR1/HIN1-like protein 10: MADKQPHLNGAYYGPAIPPAEQPRYRPHRGRSCCCCLFGILWKILVALIVLVGLAILIFWLVVQPRYFKFHVTKADLTQFDYYSNNNTLHYNMVLNFTARNPNKKLSIYYDKVEALAFYEDVRFANYDVITHMNSFRQYKKSSSPMSAVFTGQQVLMLNNEQVSELNQDKNAGVYDIYVKLYFRIRFRLGDVISNDYKPKVKCHLKVPFSKNGTFTLFPTTKCDVDF, translated from the coding sequence ATGGCCGATAAGCAACCCCACTTGAACGGTGCTTATTACGGTCCCGCCATTCCCCCGGCGGAGCAACCACGCTACCGCCCTCACCGCGGCAGAAGCTGCTGTTGCTGTCTCTTCGGAATCTTGTGGAAGATTCTGGTTGCACTTATTGTCCTCGTTGGCCTTGCAATCCTCATTTTCTGGTTGGTGGTTCAACCCCGCTACTTCAAGTTCCATGTCACGAAAGCCGACCTAACACAATTTGATTACtatagcaacaacaacacccTCCACTACAACATGGTCCTCAACTTCACTGCACGCAACCCCAACAAGAAGCTCAGCATATACTACGACAAGGTTGAGGCATTAGCATTCTACGAGGATGTCAGGTTCGCCAATTACGATGTGATCACTCACATGAACTCCTTCCGGCAGTACAAGAAGAGCAGCAGCCCCATGAGCGCTGTTTTCACGGGGCAGCAAGTGCTGATGCTCAACAATGAACAAGTCTCAGAGTTGAACCAAGACAAGAATGCTGGGGTTTATGACATCTATGTGAAGCTCTACTTCAGGATTAGGTTCAGGCTTGGGGACGTCATATCCAATGACTACAAGCCCAAGGTCAAATGTCACCTCAAGGTCCCTTTTAGTAAAAATGGCACCTTTACTCTGTTTCCGACCACCAAGTGTGATGTCGATTTCTAA
- the SYP24 gene encoding putative syntaxin-24: MSQLNGAYYGPSIPPPKTSYHRPGRGGGCCCGCLFSLIFKLILTVIIIVGIAGFVFWLIVRPNVVKFHVTDATLTQFNYTANNTLHYDLALNITVRNPNKRLGIYYDRIEARAMFHDARFDSQFPEPFYQGHKSTKVLNPVFKGQQVVPLNAEQSAELKKENATGVYEIDVKMYLRVRFKLGVLKTKTLKPKVSCDLRVPFKGSAAFETTKCHWDR, encoded by the coding sequence ATGTCCCAGTTGAACGGAGCCTACTATGGCCCCTCCATCCCGCCGCCGAAAACCTCCTACCACCGCCCAGGGCGCGGCGGAGGCTGCTGCTGCGGCTGCCTCTTCAGCCTCATCTTCAAGCTCATCTTAACCGTGATAATCATCGTTGGCATCGCCGGGTTCGTGTTCTGGCTCATAGTCCGTCCGAACGTGGTGAAATTCCACGTGACCGACGCCACCCTGACGCAGTTCAACTACACCGCCAACAACACTCTCCACTACGACCTCGCCCTAAACATCACGGTCCGAAACCCCAACAAGAGGCTCGGAATCTACTACGACCGCATCGAGGCGCGTGCAATGTTCCACGACGCAAGGTTCGATTCACAGTTCCCGGAGCCGTTCTACCAGGGCCACAAGAGCACGAAGGTGCTGAACCCAGTCTTCAAGGGTCAGCAAGTGGTGCCACTCAACGCTGAGCAAAGCGCGGAACTGAAGAAGGAGAACGCCACTGGGGTGTACGAGATCGACGTGAAGATGTACCTTAGGGTGAGGTTCAAGCTGGGGGTGTTGAAGACCAAGACGCTCAAGCCCAAAGTATCATGCGACTTGCGTGTTCCTTTCAAAGGAAGCGCCGCCTTTGAGACCACCAAGTGCCACTGGGATCGCTGA